The sequence below is a genomic window from Acomys russatus chromosome 6, mAcoRus1.1, whole genome shotgun sequence.
AGCCCTCGTTTCCCGGCTATCCCAGCCAGTAGCTGCGACGGAACTgggtctttgtttctctgtctcccaacCTGTAGAATGGGGATAATGACCTCTGTTTTCCTGAAGGCTCAGGACAACCCCATAAACCTCAAAATACACAAGGAAATAAGGATAGGCACTGTGTACATCTGGTGGGCCCCGAAGCAACCTATCATTGTTGGTAGCTTGTGTAAAGGATTTGGAACACAGAGCCGCTTGGACTCCTCTGCTTCCTTATTGTTCTGTCTTATTCTTCCAAGGAGATGGGTCCTGGCAGCATTCCTGAGCCCCATAACCCtcctcaaggctcttccccctcTGCCCTTCCTGAGCCCCAGGTCCTAGTGGAATCCAGAGAAGGTTAAGGAACTGTTCTGAACCCACTGGGCCAACCAACGTGGCTGGCCCTCTCGCTTCTGCCGGATAAGACCCTCCCACTCCAGCTTCAATATACCTGCCCAGAACAGTGCTGGCTTAGTCACTGTGATGACTGGCTGCCCAGTGGCTTCTAGGGTCTTTGTTCTTAGGGGATTCAAAGCCCTGTTAACACCAGGCCTGCCTCAAAACTTCCAGGGCCTGGCTAGGATACCAAGAAATCCCCAAAGAAGGCATACAGAGGGGCTCAGCCCTTCTCCTACCTGCATACCTGTGAGAGGTGGACACACTCACATGCCCTCTTGCCCTGCCCACCTCAAGTATCCACTCACACTGCAcagtccctctctcccttcctcggGCCTCAGTGGAGTGATTTAGATTTGTGTGGGAGGTAGGGATCTCGGCCCATCATAGTACCTCCTGATCTCTAGGATCCTGGAACTTGGGGATGACCTTTGTGCCAGCAAGGATGGAGAGACAGTAGCAATGGAAGACCCATTCTCATTTCCCTCTTCATCCCAGGAGGCCCCATTCTCTTTGAAGGGTCAGAGAAAAGCTCCATTCCTTTATCTCATATTCCCTGGGATTTCTTTCCCTGCCCACGTCCCTGCATGGCACAAGGGTTCCTTCTCTGGTGCACTGCCTTTTAGACATGACCTGGACTGCAAGGGTTGCTTGAAAGGCTTGGGATCTAGGAATCTGGGTCTGCAATGGGAGGGTGGGTCAGATTCCAGGATATCTTTGGCCAGTGTTAACTCTTCAAATGCTGGCCATCCTTCCTCCCCAAATCcggcttctccttcctctttcccacttcCCCCAGGGAAGGAGGCAACAAATGAGTGGTGAGGGGAGCTCCGTGGCTGCTGCAAAAAAAAATAGGGCAACTGTTGTCACCCTGAGGAATTGGCCAGGAGGAAGTGGAGGTTTTAACAGGCGCCTAATTACAAGTCCCCGCTGGTCACCCTGCACCACTCTTGGGACAGGGAAGAGCTTGGGTGAGGGCTGGGTAATGCCTGGGTAGGCCATCCTGTCACCCTGCTAATTAGGGCTACTTGGGCTCCTCCCCAAGGCGGGGACCAGGCCCCCTCCCTCCTATAGAAATAACTCCGGCTGCTCCTCAGCCTGGCACATATTGCACCTTCCTGCCACCCCGGGCAGTGTCTGGGccctctgctccccctcccttcaCCTGCCCCTTCCACCCACCACTACCAGCCCACTGGAGcctggctgaggcagaggaaagacCAAGCCTAGAGACATGGGAGTTCGAGGAGCATTCCATCTACTACTCGTGTGCCTGAGCCCAGGTATGGGGCTGGGCAGGGACAGAGATGCCCAGTATCGTGACAGAAGGTCAGGGATGAGTGAGGGCTCACAGAAGAGCCTCACAGATGGTCTAAGAGGCCCCGGTGAGACTGTCTACCTTCACTTCGCTGATACCTATTTGGATGGTGCCAAGGGGCCTCCTCCCCAGGAGAGCCCCTACCTGCAGGCTTGTGGCATTGTCTGTGTACAAAGGCTTTGGAATAGATCTTCACGGTAATCGATAGCCCGCGTAGCTGACATATGTGTGCAGGTTCCCTCTGTGCTTTTTCTCACTCTGGGAGCTGGAGCTGGGGCTTGCTTGGAGATCTGGAGTTAGTTGTGGGAACCGCAGGTGGGGTAGGAGTCAGGTGAGCAACAGCTCtgggtgggggctgaggaggaGCCTGTCAATGATCCGTTTCCTTTAGACAGGCCCTGTGCTCTTCCTTGTGGAAGGGCCAGCTCTTCCAAGTGAAAACATTCGGCAGGAAAGCTGTTTGTTGTGAAATGGCTCcaaatgggggttggggggtggaggtTGCTTCCATCAGAGCCGGTAAGAACTGAGGATTGGGAGCTCTGCCTGGGCCCCATATGTTACAAGAGTCCACAGGTGATGCCTCTTCTGGGATGAGGCTGAGAGGACATGAACAGGTTGGACGGCAAACCCGTAGAGCCCCTTAACCTCTCTGGGGGCACTGCTGGAAGGCAGGGCTCAGGTTTGGATTGTATGGCTGCCTGCCCAGGAGTGGGCAAGTCCCAGCAAGAGACATTCTGTTGAGTATTGCTGAAAATAGCACGGAGCCCCTTCTGGGGTCTAGATGTAGGAGAAAGGGTATGAAAAGGAGACTGGGACGGGGACTGATTCATCCTGTTTCTGTGTATGCGAAGatgtgtgattttgtgtgtgtgcgtgcacgcgcgcgcgcgagcgcacCTGCATATGTGTGATGGCTGCTACGTTTCTGGCAAGATGCCTGCTGGACCATTCATCTGCTGAGAGTCTCCCAGGCAGTGCCCACTTAGGAAGCCCTGACTGTGCCAGGAGAGCTGGGACACCTccatgtgtgctgtgctgtgtgcgtgAGGGTGTGTGGGCCAGAGGCTTGCTGTATAGAGCCATGAGCCAAAACTTTCTCCAAgctgcctctttccttctcttttcccccaTCTAGTCTGAAATTAGCTGGCAAATTCAGAATAGATTTCTTAACTGAGACCAGACATTCCCCACAGAGGCTTAGCCAGCCCTGGTGATTTTACAAGGGACAAATCATCAGTTCCTTGGAGAAGCTCCTTGACttcccagttccctctctctctctccatgtcttcTTACATAGGACTGTTTTCTATATGGGCTttcaccccacccctccacacatGCCTCCTTCTTTTACATTCCCTGGAAATCCTTCCCCAGTGTCACAGCAAGATAAACCAGAGTGATATGCCAACAGTTTCCCAAGGGGTGGGAGGAGGTACAAAAAGGCTGGAACCCttgggaggaggctgaggagccaGGGTGAGGCTCCTTGGCCAGAGACAATTGAAGCAATACAGCCAAGTACAGGGTGGAGGCATTCTTTTCCAGCTTGTCCCTGGAAAGTCCCCCAAGCCCCTTTCCCTGAATACTTACCCTCTGCCTGGTTGGCCTCCTTGGTGTGGGGAAAGGGAATCCTCTCTGTTGTCAGCTGTTTCCAGTGGCTCATCCTCAGGGTGGAGCCTCTGCTCTCAGCAGAATTCTGGCTCATCCCTGGCTCACCTCTTGATGCCCCAGGATCTGGCAGATGGCATCAGGATCCTTATCTTAGGGATGAGCTGGTATTCTCTTGGCCTAAGGCTGGAGGAGGCATCTCCAGGTCCCGTTAGAGTCCCAGAAGCTAGGCTGCCTGTTCCAGGTCAAGTCGGAGTCTATCAGGTTATGGCATTTGTGTGGGCAAGCAATGGTTTCCGAGGGGTGGGTCCGGTGACGCTTGGAATGTTGGGGGAAATGTGAGGTCCTTGCTAGCTTCTTCATAGCCAGGCTACACCTGGAACTCAAAGGCTTCTGCAGATATGTCTGGTCTTGAATGGACGCGCAGGAAGCCACAAGAGCGTGCAAGGGGTGTGTCTTGGATTAATGGGTATTCTGTCTgtaaatgtgtctgtgtatagatCCGATAGTGTTTATGTGTAAGAAAGAGGAGACTGCATGGGCATATAGTCACATTTTGAGGGCTTGAAAGAACATGCCTGTCTCTATTTGTTTCACCCAGGACAGTGTGTAcctctgagtgtgtatgtgtgtggcggAGGAGTGGGGAGAGGTTCCCTGAGATTTGGGCTTGGGACCCCAAAGAGCACGTTTACCAAAAAGGCCACCCATAGAGAAGTTTGGTGAGGGGTTTGTAGGAAGAGTGTTGCAAAGACCGGGAGGTAGGGAGCTGGGTGTGTAGGGTGGAGCTCTGGGTTCACGCTCCCCCCCCTTATTCTTCTTTAGGTCTAACCGGTTGGGGCCAGAGCTTGCCCTAGGCTTcagggtagggagggagaggagctCAGTCCTAAGCTTCCTGATCCTAGCTCCAAACCCTAGGCTCCTGCTCTGACTCAGTGGCAGGAGGGGCCTCAAAGGGAATAAGCAAATGGGAGAGCTACACTGGAGCCACACCGTCACACAAGGAGGACGACGCACACGTAGCCCTGCAAGGCTCATTCTACATATATAAGCTGCCATAGACAAACAGGTGCACATGACCATGGCTGGCTCTAGGGGCGGCAAAGACACATATTGTCACTTAGAACACTTATAAAGTCAGCATACATtatcatacaacacacacacacacacacacacacacacacacacacaccacaccaattTGCACAGATATACTTAGGCTTATGCTTTTCAGGAGGCAAAGGGACCTCAGCAGTCACTGTATTcactttcctgtttctggctGAGTGCTTCACCTGACTCAGGTAGGGCCCAAACCCAGCCCATACAGGTGGCTTTTAAATAGCCTGTTTCTTCTAATAGGACACCTAACAACTCTGGGTGtttcatgtatgcacacacacacacaaacacaaatgcccACCTACACCATCATGTAAATATGAAGGTAGATATTCTAGATGGTCATATGCAAGAACATCTTTGCAGCTACAAAGACTCATAAACATATAAttcacatttgtgtgtatatatacacatatatttgtacatgcaAATGCATAgttatgtatacacataaatataacacAAGAGCTCTGTGTATGTAAACAATGTTCAAATGCACATCTATACAAGTCTAGAATATATATACAAGTTCACAAGGATACCCAGAGACTGCcatatgaataaacaaacaatataaatgttGCTCATGCcagcgcgcgcgtgcgcgcgcacacacacacacacacacagcccctcgTCCCTATGGAAGCCCCATGAGGTCTCGTTGACAGGTAGCAGAGTGGTGGTGACTGACTACTCAAGCAttgtctctgttttctccttcccacctgTTTTACCTTTCACCAGCACTGCTGTCTGCTGTAAGGATCAATGGGGATGGCCAGGAGGTCATGTATCTGGCAGAAGGTGACAATGTGAGGCTAGGCTGCCCCTACCTCCTGGATCCTGAAGACCTTGGCTCCAATGGTCTAGACATTGAGTGGATGCAAGTCAACTCTGAACCCTCGCATAGGGAGAACGTGGTAAGTGCTCAGCACAGGGTTCCCCGTACTCTGTGACGTCAGCCTGAAGGGAAGCCAACATcctgagggagaaggaaggcaaATGAAGAAACCAAGGCCTTGAACTTCCTCCAAGAGCTCCTCAGATGCCACAGGGATACTGGGAATCAAGCCAGCCAGTCATTCTGCCTCCTTCTACCCCATATCAAGGCAGTGGCGGCGGCGGgtgcagtgggtgggtggggattgTGGCCCCTGCCTTTAGAAGTTCCAAGCCTGaccttatatattttttccagaaTATCTAATCTCATTCTGTAAGGGGTCAGGGGGCCTGACACCATCAttcccatttttcagttgagaaaaCCGAGTCTTAGAGAAGGTCAGTGAAACGACCCTCCCCCACTCAACCTGTCTCAGCAGCTGTTTTCATCTCTACTTCACAGTTTCTTACTTACCAAGACAAGAGGATAAGTCACGGTAACCTCCCTCATCTGCAGCAGAGGGTCCGCTTTGCAGCCTCAGACCCCAGCCAGTACGATGCCTCCATCAACCTCATGAACCTGCAGGTATCAGATACAGCCACCTATGAGTGCCGGGTGAAGAAGACCACCATGGCCACCAGGAGGGTCATTGTCACTGTCCAAGGTATGACCAGATTCTTCTGGCCCCCCCTTCCCCAGGCGTCAGAGCCAAGGGCGGATTGGCTACCTTGAGCCTGACTCCGTCTGGCTTTTGGCTGGATCTGGGCTTATAATTGTCTGCTTTGTTACAGCACGTCCTGCGGTGCCCATGTGCTGGGCTGAAGGCCACATGTCAAAGGGCAATGATTTGGTACTGAAGTGCTTTGCCAACGGAGGCTCTCAGCCCCTTTCCTACAAGTGGGCCAGGATCAGTGGGCACAGTCACCCCTACCGAGCTGGGTCCTACCACTCTCAGCACAGCTTCCACTCTGAGCTTTCTTACCAAGAGTCATTCCACAGTTCCATCAATCAAGGTGAGGGAGCCCAGACGAGGGAGATTGTAGACAAGTACGGCACTGGAAACTGGGAGGCTTGCTGGGACTTCCATGGTTTGCCAGTGGTACCAAGTCAGACCTGGCATCCCTGTGAGACTGGTCCTTTGGGCATGTCTCGGCAGCTGGTattgagggaagaggagaaggtgtGGGAAGGGGATGTCAGTCAAAAGCAGTATGGTGAATTTAGAGAGAACATGGTCCAAGGAAGAGCTGGGCTTGAATCCTGGCTAGGATGCCGATTGGAGGTAAACTTCAGGCAAGTGGCTTAACACCTCTGTGACAGATGAAAACCTGGAATACTTCACTGGCATGTGGGGACTCGATGGGAGGGGCTTAGAGAAGCTGAATAATTTCCACAGTCAAAGAATAACAGAGCTAGGGGgtaccccagaattgctctgGTCTAACCCCGTCTTCCTTGTTCAAATGAGGAGACCAGTGTTGAGTCGCAATGTATTTCCCTAAGGTCACAGAGAACTAATGGCGACTCTTATCTTCCTTCTGAGAGAGGCGGCCTTCCCTGTGTTTCTTCCTCAGCAACGGAAGTATAGGAAAGCTTTAGGGTGCAGTGGACCTGTGAATGCTTGGATAGacctttccttgtttgtttgtttgtttgtttttagtgtggCATTCCATCCTCCACCcacaggggctggggcagggtaGGTGCTCTCAGAGAccagttctctctgtctcagtaTCCTTCTGATACTCCTCCAGTTTCAGGCTTGGGCAACGGAGACCTGCTGTTGAAGAGTATCAACGCAAATGACGATGGGCTCTATCAGTGCACAGTGGCCAACCACGTGGGCTACAGTGTCTGTGTGGTAGAGGTAAAAGTCTCAGGTAGGTACAGCAGCCCTGAGGCTCCCCTGCTTGCTGTGGCATCGGGGTGGGGGGTTAGATTGCAGGTACCTAGGCTCTATTTTGGAGCCTCAGCTGGTGGTCTCTCCACTGTCAGGCTAGGCCTATGTTTAAAGCAGCTGAAGCCACCTGCAGATTCGCTTACCCTTCACCCTACATATCTTACTGGGCTTCCTGAGGGCcctgtttcccccacccccacccccagacatcTGCCCTGGCATGTCAGAGGCCTGACTTgctgcttccttttctctccacagACTCCCAACGTGTGGGCATGATCGTCGGCTCAGTGCTGGGCTCTTTGCTCATGCTGGCCTGCCTGGCAATAGGCATCTGGGGgctcatctgctgctgctgcggaGGCGGCGGGGCTGGTGGCTCCCGCGGTGCCTTCGGCTACGGGGTCGGCGGCGGGGTCGGCGGAGGGGCCTGCGGCGACTTGGCTAGTGAGATCAGGTA
It includes:
- the Vsig8 gene encoding V-set and immunoglobulin domain-containing protein 8 encodes the protein MGVRGAFHLLLVCLSPALLSAVRINGDGQEVMYLAEGDNVRLGCPYLLDPEDLGSNGLDIEWMQVNSEPSHRENVFLTYQDKRISHGNLPHLQQRVRFAASDPSQYDASINLMNLQVSDTATYECRVKKTTMATRRVIVTVQARPAVPMCWAEGHMSKGNDLVLKCFANGGSQPLSYKWARISGHSHPYRAGSYHSQHSFHSELSYQESFHSSINQGLGNGDLLLKSINANDDGLYQCTVANHVGYSVCVVEVKVSDSQRVGMIVGSVLGSLLMLACLAIGIWGLICCCCGGGGAGGSRGAFGYGVGGGVGGGACGDLASEIRVDAEAPGCKASGRGSRVTHLLGYPTQNVSRSLRRKYAPPPCGSPEDVALVPRTASSACEAGPSPVYVKVKSAEPAKGADCAQVEQRSCKDGLLV